A genome region from Crossiella equi includes the following:
- a CDS encoding response regulator transcription factor: MIRILIAEDMHLIRGALAALLALEEDFEVVAQLDRGDTVLAAAHAHRPDVAVLDVDLPGLDGLGAAEQLHRELPSCRTLVLTGLSQPGTLLRALHAGVRGFIVKDAPAHSLADGVRRVHRGERVLDPGLVATALETGASPLTAREADVLRAARTGDSTEEIGRALALSPATVRNYLSNAISKVGARNRLDALRIAQDAGWL, from the coding sequence GTGATCCGCATCCTGATCGCCGAGGACATGCACCTCATCCGGGGCGCGCTGGCCGCGCTGCTGGCCCTGGAGGAGGACTTCGAGGTGGTCGCCCAGCTGGACCGGGGCGACACCGTGCTGGCCGCCGCGCACGCGCACCGCCCGGACGTCGCGGTGCTGGACGTGGACCTGCCGGGCCTGGACGGGCTGGGCGCGGCCGAGCAGCTGCACCGCGAGCTGCCCTCCTGCCGCACGCTGGTGCTGACCGGGCTGAGCCAGCCGGGCACGCTGCTGCGGGCGCTGCACGCGGGGGTGCGCGGGTTCATCGTCAAGGACGCCCCGGCGCACAGCCTGGCCGACGGCGTGCGCCGGGTGCACCGGGGCGAGCGCGTGCTGGACCCCGGGCTGGTGGCCACCGCGCTGGAGACCGGGGCCAGCCCGCTGACCGCGCGCGAGGCCGACGTGCTGCGGGCCGCCCGCACCGGCGACTCCACCGAGGAGATCGGCCGGGCGCTCGCGCTGTCCCCGGCGACCGTGCGCAACTACCTGTCCAACGCCATCAGCAAGGTCGGGGCCCGCAACCGCCTGGACGCGCTGCGCATCGCCCAGGACGCCGGGTGGCTGTGA